A segment of the Vanessa cardui chromosome 22, ilVanCard2.1, whole genome shotgun sequence genome:
CGAAATGGTTCGGAAAGCTGGTTCCACCGAGTCCTTATGTGAGGCAgagaatgtcttaaaaatcgcgctgttgtggattttagATGATTTGAAGATGACATATGGCGGAGAACTTTGGCGCACTTTGAGAGagatatatgtaccgtatatacattaatatttatttagtaaaaatgtttattttaatattacaaacagatactctaATGTTATTAGATgtgtagattatatttaaaataataatataataatagccttTATTTAACAATCtttcatacaatttttgtaaaataatcttatttaattatttgacacCGGTACATGAAGATTGTCTTGCTGTCCAGCATAGGCCTCCCCTAGAGCTCGCCATCGGATGCGATTCTGCGCTTGTCTCGTCCAAGTATGTCCCGCTATTGTTTTGAAATCATCTTCCCATCTACGATGCTGTCTCCCTTTCCTTCGTTTGTATTGTCTCGGGCACCACTCTGTTACGTCCTTACACCATTTATCCTTATTACTCCTAATCATATGGCCTGCCCACCtccattttagtttttttaacataGTAAGTAACATccgtaattttagttttctttctTATAGTATTaagttttatcttttaatttaatgttaagtaTGCTCCGTTCCATACTGTGTTGGCAAGTTTCTAACTTATGTATGTTATGGTTAGTTAAGCTCCAGGTTTGGCAACCATATGTCATAACCGGCAGAATAcacgtattaaatatttttctctttgCTTTCAGTGGCACGAGTGGGTTTTTCATGATCTCCTTGAGGGACCAGTATCTTTTCCATGCCAAAGTGATtctgttattaatttcttttgatGCCAAATCTGTTGGGGATATGATCTGTCCAAGGTACGTGTATTCCTTTACGTATTCTATGGTTTTTCCATTGACAATTATAGGGGTGTTTTCCGAGTTTGACATTATTTTGGTCTTCGCCGTATTCATTGACAGTCCTACATTATCGCTTTCATACACCAGTTGTTCTAACATCTTTTGTAAACTTTTTGAATCTTCGGAAATTATTATAAGGTCGTCTGCAAATCTAAGGTGGTTTAATCGCACTCCGTTGATAATTAATCCGTAGTTATCCCATTCGAGACGTCTAAACACGTGTTCGAGAACAGCTGAGAAAAGTTTGGATGACATAGGATCACCTTGTCTTACTCCTctttttattggaaaaaaatctCCATCTCTTTCAGTTCTTATCTTTGCTTTCATGTTCTTATATATGTTGGTAATCAGTCGAATATACTTTTTCTCCACTCCTTGTGTTTCTAAGGCTTCCCAAATCTTTGTGTGTTTTATAGAGTCGAACGCTTTTTTATAATCCACGAATGCcaggtaaaatttaatattatattctttacatttatatttaaaatactagttGTCAATCGTAGCTCCGCTCGCATTCTAAGATGTTTACTATAAAAAGTTCTTACTAGGTGTTTAAGTGATCTTCACATatcaaattaagttttatttggtGGTTACAGACAGATTAACAGGCGGAGTTACATTCGTATTTACTAACAAACGTAATAATCGCCACATAACATATCTGAACAATATTAggtaattataaagttaattcagacattttgttaatttaagtcttactttaaaaatataatcacagacattaaaatactttaatggtGTCATTGCTTCGCTGTGGAATGTCAATTAAAGTTGCAAATTGCTAATAAAAGAAGACATTACTCGTcacaacaattatataatgtttaaagtCTTAAATCTGTGGTTTGAATTGGAATGATACAAGATgaatgacaaatatatattttattcaataatagtatgctgttagttaaatttcgtaatatattaatattggacGGTGCGTTGACCCCTACAAAGATTTATTGATGTAATCAATTCCAGGTAAGAAGTTGACAAATTTCTTTGATATGTGTAAACAGTTAGAGTAATCTTAGTTCAATgaccttttaattttaaatcaatcaataCACTTTACTTTTACGTTTACTTTAATCAAAGTAACAGCTGTCAAcgataatataagttataagttttttatggTTTAAGTAAACTGGCCATAGCCTATCTGATGTTCAGTGgtacgatgtaagaaatattgccCATTTCTACCAGATAGGTTTACagaaagccctatcaccaagttaTTATAAATGGCAACCTTCACCAGAGGTCATTGAACTGTCATCACTTGGTAACAGACTGTAATTGTTATACAGTGCGTGATAGCTCAATTATTCAAAAACCCGCATGTACATGAATCTCTTAtgcaaatatatgaaaatacattTTCCATAGTTCAAGCTGGGAATAGCTGATATTGATAAGGTTGAAACGATGGAAACTTTtacaaatcattataaatatataaaatgatgcTTCATATCTGTATGTGTACATCCGCGCCGTTTAAACGATTCTATTTTCATTACTTACATGCTTTCCGATATGATGTTAATGTAACGAAAGATTTGTTGACCATTAAAATAAGATTGCAAACAAAAGTAAACCGAAATCAAAGactactttaaaaattaaatccaaCCAAAACTATgttcaagtaaaatattttaaagaggaGACAATCTGACTCGTACTTTCAAAAATTTATCAGTTCATGTATTTTTAACTCTACAAGAccttactaaatacatatataggtatttatGTACTAATGCTAGCTTACATACCAGATTTCATCTCTCTATGACATTAGGAAATCATCGGCGATTCTGTGACGAAATCAGACTCCAATCAGACTTGACGGAGTCACTACCGTGCAcccagattataaatattattcgtatCCGTTAATTCATCCAGTATTATACTGttgaagataatattttatcttcaaGTATAATTGGGACCATACGGGAACTATACCCAAACAAAATCCAAATCTATTTCATAAAGGACGGAGTTCTaaggtaatataaataacaaatcaaCAACAATCAATATACAAACAAATCGACCGTCTTCCTTCTTCTATTGACGTCAGTTAAAAAGCACGAAATTCTCGAATTCCGTATCATAAATAGGCGCTGATGTACAACTCTCTCTTTCTGCTGAcactctttcacggccaaaccaatggaccgaatttgatgaaatttcatacaaatttatacTCCAAGGAACAAAgggacataagctacttttttgcctaacatatgacgaCGACCATATTATGACGACCACAGAGCTCgtcaaaatataacatattttgacGAGCTCCGACGTACACCTGTTTTCAAGTTccattttcatgggtacgccagtcCGATGTCCTGATGATGTAGATGTAGagaattcatttgttttctatgttgtcttgggtctgggtgtttgtggtaccttcgttacttctgattttccataacacaagtgctttagctacttacattgggatcagagtaatgtatgtgatgttgtctcatatttattattattatatgacaaccaaccacctcaccaaatatataaaagataacaaCAAAAACCAATTGAGTATACCGATAAGTATGTTGACCTAGTTAGTCTTTTGAATGAGGTCACCGAGGTTTCCGGACATACAAAACGTTCAAAGAACGGAAAAGCAGATTGTTAGGACGACCTCGTCTTGAGACAATAGTGATGGACCAAAACATTACGAAATTGTATTAAACTGTACAATGAATTCAAATTTTCGTTCTAATATAGTCCAGGTACATGTGGAAATATATCAGTGATCTTCAAACATATATTTTGgatgttatttaaaaagaaaatttcgaTTAATTCTCTTATACAAGCAATATTTAAACCTACGGCTGTTTACTTTAGTAATGTATCGAAAAAAAATCCTTGAATAAGAATTAATCCTTGACGTTGTGAGCCTCTTTTAGCAGCACATTGCTAGTGAAAGAATTTCTATTTTCCTGGATAATAAATGCTTGTAGAAGGTTATAACTGTTTATCAATCGACAACCAATTTTTTCGTTAAACAtaaatgaaggaaaatatttatttatttaatgccagACGGTTTAGATATCGTTACAGGATTGTGTCCCGATATtatattcgatattacagcactttaaaaaaaaaacaaatttaaaatatctatccatgttataatttaatactgaATTGTATTTGATATATTCCCAGCAGCAATTATtgcaattgaaaattaattattaaatagtaatcaaattctatatttaaaactaagcaaATTTTCCCATTAACCTATGTTTTCTCATTAAGCTCTACATCCGTAACCAGAAATACGTAATCACTTGTTTACataacgtaataattaatagtaaaatttacaaaaacaggacaaatcatcaaaaaaataaaatttgaaatgatattaaattaataaaatatttttccgttCACTTTAAATTAGAGCGAACGAAAAACACATCCAATTACGCCGGAGGtttaatttttacaagtttgataaataaataaattttatgaacatATCGTTCGTGTAATcggtttatgaaataaaacaagaatataTGGCTACTGTTCAATTTATGACATTAGGTTTACCACTAAATTTAAAGAAACTGTcatcacatatacatatgtctgTAAAACACTAGAACTAAAACATTCCTTAATTCCGGCGACGCATCTGCAAGGCCTCAGGTGTTGCAGATGTACATGAGCGGTGGTAAAAAGTTATATCTATCAAGtagcttaaaatatttctaaacagGACATCATCTGAACAGTtctcataaaataaatgacCGGAAGCTTCGTGGATGTCGTTTATAAACATATGAAATAACAAGTGACCGAAAAGTGACCCCTGAGGTACGCCACAAAATtctgattaatattaaacatgttGTGACAAGCACTATATCTCGTGacgtcatatttatttgtactttgATACTGGAATGAGTCATATTGATAACAAAATGGTTTTCCTTACTTCATAATTTCACATtactcattataaataaataatgaacaatGTGAAATTATGAATCATGTaactatatgtaaataaataatattgaagcgTAAAACCGCggtatatctttataataaaatattgcagtCAGTAATACTAGTGAATTAAAAGGCTGCATCGAtagatatgtttttatgtaCGTCTAGATTATGTGGGTCACTATACAATATTCATAAGTGTTtacataagaataattaatttacatatttatgtaaatattgcgACATTTATTAGAATTCCTTATAAAAAGATGTTTCTAGTGTTAAGGTTAAACTTTCAAATCAATATTTGCAAACTgcagtaacatttttttttattggcaaCTCTGacttactaatatattttattgaaagttaaaataatactaacatTTTGATAGCTAATTtcgtctatttttaatatataattaggttatatattttaatatatttttatatgttataattatttcatcttATATACGTAAAAAGTTGACCAGTGTTTATTTCACTAATATATGATATCTTATGTGGGCATTCTAAttggaaatcaataaatatatacatcaaaCAAACATCCCTTATATCATAATGTTACGAATCGTATGGTCTAAAATGCTAAGACGGGCTGAAAATGCTGAGAACACGTCGAGAAAATATAGCTCACAGTTGACCACAACTCCACATCCATTAGTATAGTATTATATCAAGAGTAATGTAATAAAGatcgtttataaataatctaagctaaaaagttatatcccttgtgcctgcaattacactgactcaaataaaacaacagacagacaaaataggCTTCTTCATATTATAagtatcataaattttattttcaattaatttccaacgaataattaaatttagattcGAATATATAGTgacttaaatttaatacatgtcACACAATGGCTCAGATATTTGATGCAAGAAGATACCGACAAGAAACTGTAGTTACCactaccaaaaaaaataatatttaagccaTTAGTCAtcatataattatcatagtcattgttatataattagagtgtatatacatacaaatcatctgtattatatatattttatttcacaaaatacTCGTGCAATAAACATATTAGATGAAATTGTTTTCGATAAAGTCCAATTCTAAATGAACTaatgtttactatattgtaacTATTtcccattaaaaaaatcattttaataaggTTTCATAATTTTGGTGCCAAATGAGGATGAGTAACATGCAGCTTACATggtactaaattaaaaaaaaaactgttttaaacaaacgcgaattttatatttatttattagtaatagtgATATCATGagagtataattattttattaataaataaacgtataaatcatccgtataatatttatttattatttacaaaatattcatataatatcagCTGAAAATACAAGCTACTAAAACGTTGGTATTTAATCAAGATGCATTCAATTATTTCCGCATTATCTTGCATAGACAGACAAACGATatccttaataaaaaaaatctgtccaTTCATTTCGattcaacataaaataaactcatAACGGAACTTTATTAGATGTGTTCTTGATGATttagaattgttttttattacacttatttattaatggaaACGTGATAGGtctattaatgaataaatcatataaattaaccAATCACCGATTATggtttatagaaaaaaatacattcgagAAACAGACGGAtcaatcaatacaaaaaaaaacaaacggcTTTATCACGATGTACCTACTATAGCGTAAATTGATATAATtgcaaaattattactttaagtcCCTATTTGGAACGAATGGCAAAACGAATACATTAATACGATCCCATAAATaccagtattttttaataaatacgcaTAGTTCACTCGGAACCATAAACGTTACTTAACGAGCCTAATGATATTCATTGTACGCGTGAGAAATCCCATTGAAATTGATAGAATCGCCTTATAGCACAGCAGTGTTGCGTTAAACTCGAAACCATCAAGTCGCGTAGGATGTGGAAACTTTTTGTACTCGTAAGCATTGTTACATCTGCACCAACAGACGATCTCGCCGGTATAAACTTTAATGAAATCAACCAGTTCACATTGAAATTCTTAAATAATGTGTACGCGTTTCAAGAAAGCTTCGGTGACAAGAATGTCGCGCTGTCTCCGTTATCAGTGTGGAATATATTCTCGTTGCTAGCTGAAGGATCAGCGGGAGAGACTTTCACGGAATTAATGAGAGAATTAAGACTGCCAAATGATTTACGGGAAACACAACAACTGCATTCAGCGATCGTGAACCTATTGAAGAGCGAGGATCACGATGTGACTTTAAAAAGCCAAACAGCGATGTTCGCGGAAAACAGCTTTAAAATACATCGCGAATTTTGTGAATCAGCAAATTATTATAGCACAGATGTGTACACCGTGGATACAACAAATACAACTAAACTTGccaatgatataaattattatttgtgtgtTGCAACAGAAGGAAGAATCCGTGAAGCAGTGAAACCAGAACTTCTTCaagatttaaaacttatattagtCGATGCGCTATATTTCAAAGCGAGTTGGACGTATCCTTTCGATCCAAGTGAAACGAGACCGGATGCGTTTTACGATACTCAAGGTAGAACAATTGGAACGGTGAACATGATGTACCATAAGGCGCCCCATAACTTCGGAGATTCAGAGCTCATTGGTGCCCAAATTTTAGAAATGACTTACGGAAAATCTGAAGAGTTTTCTATGCTAATTCTTCTGCCATTCGAGGGATTGTCTTTGAAATCGATGTTAAATAACTTAGCGACACAACCTTTAGATTGGAtgaatgaatacaaattaaacggTAGCCCGCCGGAAATAGATTGTTATATACCCCGATTCACGATTTCCTCTCGTACGGATCTGATCCGTCCTCTACAGTACAGCGGGATACAGCGGATTTTTGACGCTGAAAAAGCAGAATTACCAGGAATATCTGATAGTCCGTTATTTGTATCGAAAACCGTCCAAAACGTTGAGATCGATGTCACAGAAGAAGGTACTGTAGCAGCAGCTTCAACAGTTGTCGGTTTAGAGGATAGAATTTTAGGGCAGCGCTTTGAAGCGAATAAGGAATTTGCATTTTTCATCACGGATAGATCGACTGGATTAATAATACTA
Coding sequences within it:
- the LOC124539427 gene encoding serine protease inhibitor-like gives rise to the protein MWKLFVLVSIVTSAPTDDLAGINFNEINQFTLKFLNNVYAFQESFGDKNVALSPLSVWNIFSLLAEGSAGETFTELMRELRLPNDLRETQQLHSAIVNLLKSEDHDVTLKSQTAMFAENSFKIHREFCESANYYSTDVYTVDTTNTTKLANDINYYLCVATEGRIREAVKPELLQDLKLILVDALYFKASWTYPFDPSETRPDAFYDTQGRTIGTVNMMYHKAPHNFGDSELIGAQILEMTYGKSEEFSMLILLPFEGLSLKSMLNNLATQPLDWMNEYKLNGSPPEIDCYIPRFTISSRTDLIRPLQYSGIQRIFDAEKAELPGISDSPLFVSKTVQNVEIDVTEEGTVAAASTVVGLEDRILGQRFEANKEFAFFITDRSTGLIILAGVYAEPQLV